The Pseudomonadota bacterium region GCCGTCGACGAGCTGAGCTTCCAGGTCCGACCTGGCGAAGTGCTCGGCTTCCTAGGCCCGAACGGCGCCGGGAAGTCCACAACCATGAAGATCCTGTCGGGTTTTCTCGCACCGACCTCGGGCACGGCGCGGGTGTGCGGCTTCGACGTTACGGAGGCTCCGGTCGAGGCCAAGCGCGCGATCGGCTACCTGCCCGAGGGCGCGCCAAGCTACGGCGAGATGACCCCCGCTTCCTTCCTCGAGTTCATCGCCGACGTGCGGGGCCTAAGCGGTGACCAACGCCGCCAGCGGATGGCGGAGACTGTCTCTCGCCTGCACCTTGATCGCGTGCTGCATCAGCGGATCGACACCCTATCGAAGGGTTTCAAGCGCCGCGTCGGTCTAGCCCAAGCGATCATCCACGACCCGGCCGTCCTCATTCTGGATGAACCTACGGATGGTCTTGACCCAAACCAGAAGCACGAGGTGCGCTCCCTCATCCACGATATGGCCGCAGACAAGCTGGTCATCATCTCCACCCATATCCTCGAAGAGGTGGATGCCCTGTGTAATCGCGCGATCATCATCGCGCGTGGGCGCATCTTGGCCGACGACACTCCGGCCAACCTCGAAACCCGCTCGCGCTATCACAATGCGGTGAGCGTTCGCTTCTCCGCCGAGACGGATATGGCGGACGCGGCCCGGCGCATCGAAGCCCTCGACGGCGTCAGTGCCGTCGAGCAGGACGCGCGCGACCGACGCCTAACTGCCCTCTCCGATGGCAGCAGCACGGCGCTTACGCAAATCAGCGCCATGGCCGCCGAGGCGGGCTGGCCCGTGGCGGAGCTCAAGCTCGAGTCAGGTCGCCTCGACGAGGTGTTCCGCACCGTCACCACGCGAGAAGCACAGGGGGCCCTGTCATGAGTCAGATCAGCCTGCGCAACGTCGGCATCATCCTGCGCCGGGAGCTGGCGAGCTACTTCTCCACCCCCGTCGCCTACGTCTTCATCGTGATCTTTCTCATGCTTGCCGGCATGTTTACGTTCTACTTCGGTAACTTCTACGAGGGTGGGAGCGCGACGCTGGAGGCGTTCTTCTTCTACCACCCCTGGCTTTACCTGTTTTTGGTTCCAGCGATCTCCATGCGCCTGTGGGCCGAGGAACGCAAGAGCGGCAGCATCGAACTGTTGATGACCTTACCGGTCACGTTGATGGATGCCGTGCTGGGTAAGTTCCTCGCCGCGTGGCTGTTCACCGGCATCGCCCTAGCCCTAACCTTCCCGATTTGGATCACCGTCAACTACCTCGGCGATCCAGACAACGGCGTGATCTTCGCTGCCTACATCGGCAGCTTGCTGATGGCCGGCGGCTTCCTCGCCATTGGCACCTGCATCTCCGCGATTACGCGCAACCAGGTGATCGCCTTCATCATCACCGTGGTGGTGTGCTTCCTGTTCCTGGTGAGCGGCATCCCCCTGGTGCTCGAGCCGATTAGCGCGGTGCTGCCCCAGAGCCTCGTCGACACGGTGGCAGGCCTCAGCCTCTGGACCCATTTCGAGTCCATTCGTAAGGGCGTGATCGACCTGCGGGACTTGCTGTACTACGCGTTTCTGATCAGTGCCTGGCTGGTGGCGAACGCCATCGTGCTCGACGGCAACAAGGCCGAGTAACGGCGCAAGGACCTGAAAACGATGGATACGAACCGTACCAAAGCGCTCGGCCTGAGCGCCCTCGCCATCATCGCCGTCCTGTTCATTGCGGCCGTGATGCTCACCAATACCCTGTTTCGCGGCGTGCGCCTGGATCTCACTGAGAACCAGCTGTACACCCTGTCGGACGGCACCCGAGCCGTGCTCGGCGACATCGATGAGCCGATCAACCTCTACTACTTCTTCTCCGATCGGGCCACGGAGGATCTCCCTCAGTGGCGCGCCTACTCGCGTCGCGTGCGCGAGACGCTGGAGGAATTCGTTGCGATCTCTCGCGGCAAGTTGAACCTGCAGGTGATCGACCCGCAGCCCTTCTCGGAGGAAGAAGATGAGGCCTCGCGCTTCGGCCTGCCCGGCGTGCCTGTGCGCGGCGCGGAGGATGGCATCTTCTTCGGCCTCGCCGCGACCAACTCCGT contains the following coding sequences:
- a CDS encoding ATP-binding cassette domain-containing protein; translated protein: MIETEQLTKRYGDLTAVDELSFQVRPGEVLGFLGPNGAGKSTTMKILSGFLAPTSGTARVCGFDVTEAPVEAKRAIGYLPEGAPSYGEMTPASFLEFIADVRGLSGDQRRQRMAETVSRLHLDRVLHQRIDTLSKGFKRRVGLAQAIIHDPAVLILDEPTDGLDPNQKHEVRSLIHDMAADKLVIISTHILEEVDALCNRAIIIARGRILADDTPANLETRSRYHNAVSVRFSAETDMADAARRIEALDGVSAVEQDARDRRLTALSDGSSTALTQISAMAAEAGWPVAELKLESGRLDEVFRTVTTREAQGALS
- a CDS encoding ABC transporter permease subunit, with protein sequence MRNVGIILRRELASYFSTPVAYVFIVIFLMLAGMFTFYFGNFYEGGSATLEAFFFYHPWLYLFLVPAISMRLWAEERKSGSIELLMTLPVTLMDAVLGKFLAAWLFTGIALALTFPIWITVNYLGDPDNGVIFAAYIGSLLMAGGFLAIGTCISAITRNQVIAFIITVVVCFLFLVSGIPLVLEPISAVLPQSLVDTVAGLSLWTHFESIRKGVIDLRDLLYYAFLISAWLVANAIVLDGNKAE